The sequence caaccccaaaactataacactttgaattttacttgtcactaattttcccacatttgtacaaactaaaaattatatttcatttctataaatcaaaatacatttttctttttcttttttattttcttattagaaaacaGGATaaagaccaagtcaacaagtcatgactttatagaaatttgactttgacatatctgcttcttccgaaaacggtgaaaattaccagattacccttatcggaataagtgcaataaaaattccaaagattgtgaaaatgaccagaccagccttatcggaaataagtacagactgttaaaatgaccatattacccttaatggaaaaaagtgtaacaaaatattatgcaaactgtgaaaatgaccagactacccttatcagaaataagtgaagtaaatattacacactatgaaaatgaccatattacccttaacagaaattagtgcaataaatatcaaggaaactgtgaaaatgaccagactacccttatcggaaataagtaaagtaaatattacaaactgtgaaaataaccatacaacccttataagaaatgaataaagaaaatattacagattgtgaaaatgaccattttacccttactggaaataagtgcaataaatattatggagactgtgaaaatgaccagactacccttaatggaaataagtaaaggaaatattacacattttgaaaaCTACCATAATACCCTTACTATgataatgaccatattacccttactagaaataagtgcaataaatatcatggagactataaaaatgactatattacccttactagaaataagtggaataaatatcatggagactatgaaaatgaccaaactacccttatcagaaataagtaaagtaaatattacatactatgaaaatgactattttacccttactggaaataagtgtaataaatattctggagactatggaaatgaccagactacccttatcagaaataagtaaggtaaatattacagactgtgaaaatgaccatattacccttactggaaataaatgcaataaatatcatggagactatgaaaatgaccaaactacccttatcaaaaataagtaaagtaaatattacaaactgaaaatgaccatattacccttactggaaataagtgcaataaatatcatggagactatgaaaattaccgaactacccttatcaaaaataagtaaagtaaatattacagactatgaaaatgaccaatttacccttattggaaacatatgcaataaatattatggagactgtgaaaatgaccagactacccttattggaaataagtaaagtaaatattacagactgtgaaaatgaccatattacccttactagaaattaatgcaataaacatcatggagactataaaatgaccaaactgCCCTTATAAAAAAAGTCAAGTAGATATTGTAGTctttgaaaatgaccattttacccttactggaaataaggttaataaatgttatggagattgtgaaaatgaccaaactaccctcatcaaaaataagtaaagtaaatattacaaactatgaaaatgaccatattacccttaatggaaattagtgcaataaatattatggagactgtgaaaatgaccagactatcattatcggaaataagttaagtaaatattatgaactgtgaaaatgaccatattacccttaatggaaattctTGTGGTGCACGACTACATCCCAGGCATATGACTGGAATCTATTAAACAAGGTTATTGATGAGAGGCCATGGAGTATTAACAGGAATCTTCTTGTGGTGCACGACTACATCCCAGGCATGATATACACAGAAAAATATTGGGGATTTCAGCAATTTTGGATTGTTCTTGAAGCACTGATGCCTGAGCACATGAATGTTGCAGCTGTAACCAAAATATGAGAACTAATGGGTGAAGTCATTGCCATTGAACCCAAAGAAGCAATTCCAAATGGTAATGATCCAGTCAAGGTGTGTGTCAACATAGATCTCACAACACCTTTGAGAAGGGGATTTAAGGTTGTTACCAATGCTGGCCTTTCACGTTGGATAAAGTTTTTCTATGAAAGACAACCAAGTGGAATCTGTTAAGAATGTTATGTGATCAAGCAATGCAAAGTAGCTTGTAAGGAAACAAAAATCTTTTATAGACAAAGCACATGAGAAACCCTACTTCTTTGGGAATGTCAGTCATGTAAGAAAGAGTATAGCAATTACTTCAGCAAGCAAAGCTCCAGCATCAAAGAAGAGTGGAAAAGCAATAGTGAAATTTGCAGTTTTTGTTCCCCCAAAAACTGGTGTAGCAGTCAATCTAGATTTTTTACTCAACAAGGAAGCCAATGGCAGTAATGATGAGGAAAACAGGCTTGGCAAGAGACAAAGAGGAGAAGGAAATCAAGCTCAGAATGCTACTGACAAGTCTTCTAACTCCACCGATACCATTGTGGTTCCAAACAAAGATTCCTCAGCTGCTCAAAGGATCATTACCAGAGATAACCAAAAGTAAATGCAGAAAAGGAGAATCAGGTAAAAAAAACTACACTTTTTTTCTTTAATACCAACTATTACTGTTTTCAAGCTCACTCATTGTTACTTATTCTACATCATTTTATTTTTGCCTTTACATCTTAATCAGTTCATTACATATATTAGGAATCTTAATTATAGCAAAAAAATTCATCTTTATTTTATCCTCATCATTGTTGCAAACATGAAAATTATTTCATGGAATGTGCAAGGTTTAAAATTGCATCTACTAGAAATCATCTAAGTGACATTATTAGAGCTAAAAATCCAGACATTATTTTTCTTTGTGAAACTAAGATTAGTAAAACCAAATGTCAGCCTCTCTTAAAACAGTACCAATATCCTAATTGGCATTACATTGAACCTGAAGGTCTTTCTGGAGGTCTAGCTCTTCTTTGAAAAAGTGGCTTCACATGTGACATAGTTGATACTCATTTAAATATGTTTAGTGCCATAGTTCAATCGGATCCTAGTAAGCCAGAATTTCTTTTAACTTGTATGTATGGTTTCTCTAATTAcacaaagaaaaaagaacaatggAGCTATATCCAACAGATCAGTGAGAACAATAGCAACCCATGGGTAGTCCTAGGTGATCTTAATTTTCACTTAGTAGACAATGAAGCTGGTACCTCTAGTTCTTCTGATGGTTTGGTCAATAACATAGTAGCTAGCAGTGGCTTAGAAGATATAGGTTTTATTGGCAAAAACTTCACATGGAGTAATAATAACATGGGAACAGGTTCTATCAAGTCAAGAATAGATATGGACCTAGGGAATGGCAACTGGTATCTAAATTTCCCTAATTCTAGACTTCATCACCTTTCCCAAATAGGAAGTGACCATTGTCCAATAATGCTAGATACTGATATCACTACACCCAACTGTTGGAAACCTTTTAAGTTCTTCTTAACCTGGTTAAATGATAAATCTTGTACTACTATCATCACTAATGCTTGGAAATCTAGTGTTTCTGGTTCACCTGGTTATCAGTTAGTGTCAAGATTGTCTTATACAAGAAGAGAACTCTCTTTTTAGAACAAAGAACATTTTGGTAACATCAATCAAAAGGTGGACAGTCTCCAGCTAGAACTCAAGCATCTTCAAGAACTCCCACAAGCTACAAGTACTGAAAGCAATATTATCAAAGTAAGCAATGATCTCAGTAAATGACACAAAATCAAGTCTGAATTCTATCAGCAGAAAGCTAGAGATCACTTCATTAAAGATATGGACTCCAACAACAAATTCTTTCACACCAAGGTgaacaaaagaagaataaaaaacaaCATAGATGCCATTCAAGATCACAGTAATAACTGGTTGCAATCTAGAGAAGACATTGCTCAGCATCTAACACAACATTTCAAGAGTATCAACACTACAAGTAATCCTGTGATAGATGATAACTTTTACACCAATATTCCTTCAATCATCTCAGCGGAAGAAAATGAATCTCTCACCAGAATCCCAAGTAATGAAGAAATATTTGCTACATTCAAGAGTATGGAAAACTGGAGCTCACCTGGACGAGAGGGATTCCAAGCTGGATTTTACAAGAGTCAATGGGCCACAATTGGGGATGATGTCTATAGtatggtaaaaaggttctttgaAACAAGACATATTCTCAAACAGATTAACCAGACTTACATCTCCTTAATTCCAAAAAAGAAGAAGTGTACCTGTGCTGCTGATTATAGACCAATTGGCCTATGCAATACTTCTTACAAGATTATATCAAAAGTGTTAGTTAACAGAATGAATCCCATAATGGAGAAACTCATCTCCCCTTATCAAGCTGCATATGTTTCAGGCAGACTAATCAGTGACAACGCTGTCATTGCTCAAGAAATAATTCACTCAATGAAGAAAAAGAGAGGTGAAAATGGATGGTTGACACTAAAACTTGACATGTCAAAGGAATTTGACAGGTTAGAATATCCTTTCTTGCTTAAAGTTCTATCTTCTTTTGGGTTTAATGATGAATTTTTTGAACTCATACATCAATGCATCAGCACAACTCAACTTTCAGTCATGCGCAATGGTTCTCCCTGTGATACTTTTACATATACAAGAGGAATTAGGTAAGGTGACCCTCTGTCACCATACCTATTTATTTTAGCTATGGAGTTTCTTTCAAGACAAATCACAACAACTCAACAAGACAACAAAATAAAAGGTATTAAAGTGGCTGCTTTATCACCAGCCATTAATCATctactttttgcagatgattgcttgatctttactcaagcaaatgttaCTTCAGTTAACCACTAACTGGAGTTACTTCACAACTTCAGTTCTCAGTCAGGCCAGGTTACCAACTTTGAGAAAAGTGTTGTATACTTCAGCAAGAAAACCAAGCCAGATGTTGCAGAATCAATCAAGCTAATTCTTGGAGTCAAGAGTATGAACTCAAAAGAAAAGTATATAGGGTCTCCACTCATCATTGGTCATTCAAAGCAAGAAGCTTTTAAAAGCATTAAAGATAACTTTGAAAGCAGGTTTAATGCATGGTCATCTACTTCTCTTTCACAAGCAGGCAGGGGTACAATGATAAAACATGTACTCAATGTTGTACCTATTTACCAGATGGGCACCTTCAAGCTTCCAGCAAACCTTCTTCAACAACTTACAACCATTGAGAGGAAGTTTTTCTGGGGTTATCATAATAACAGAGGTCATAATCCAATTGCTTGGATGAATGTGTGCAGGCCAACTGAAATGGGAGGTTTAGATTTTAGagatctggaaaaactcaatttagCTCTCCTTACCAAATTGGCTTggagaaactgcaatgaacctaATACTCTAATGGCTTAAACTCTCTCAAGTAAATATTTCAAGTCTGGAGATTTACTTCATCAACACATCTTAGTTGACAATTGTTCTTACACTTGGAATGAGATTTCAAACGGTCTGGAAATTGTCAAGAAGAACTACTTCATGGAGATCAGCAATGGCAAGAAAACAAGAATATGGAGAGATAGATGGATCCCTGATATGTCTCAACCTCCTACTCCACAGAATGAATTTTTTAGGTTGTATGAGTTTGTAGAAGAGTTAATGGTACAAGAAACTGCTCAATGGAATATTCACCTGATCACCACTTTATTTGATGTTGATACTGCACTCAAAATTCAAGCACTTTATATAGATAACAACAAGGAAGACTCTATGATATAAGTTCCAGCTAAAGATGGAGTATTCTCTGTGAAAAACACATACAAAATGCTTACCTGCAATGACAGAGAAGTACAAATAGAAGACATAACTATTGATAGAAAGgtctggaaaagtttatggaaaTGTAAAACTGCACAAAGGATAAAACTCTTCAGGTGGAAGTGCATAAGAGGTATTAACATCACCAAGTTCAGAAGGGCAATGTATAACAACAATACTGAGACTAGCTATGAAATTTGTGGGGGAAATGAAGAAACAATAGAGCATATTATTTTTGGTTGTAGGCATGCCAGAGCAGTATGGAGAGGCATAAACATTAACATTGATGTTTTCAGAGCTAACTGCATCACAGTTTCTGAGTGGGCTACTAGTTGGTTCACTACTTCAAATCAAAACAAGGATGAAAAATGGTTGTATTCTCTTATGATTGGTGCTTGGATAATTTGGAAAGATCGATGTGATGTGGTTTTCCAGGGAGTCTCCTTAAACCCTCTAAACTCTATGCATAGAATACGTAATCACCTTGCATCTCATTTGCATGAATCTCATAATGCTGCGTCTTTATGTTCTAATGTCTCTAAGTGGAAACCTCTAACATTGATGGGTCTTACGATGCTGACACTAATCAATATGGAATTGGCATTGTGTTGCGTGATTCAACAGGAGAATGCATTAAGACGAAAAGAACCTATGGAAGTGGAGCATTGAACCCAGAAGATGTCGAGTGCATGGTTGTACGTGGAGCACTACAATAGGCGAAAAGCTTAAGCCAATCAAGAATTCAGATTGAAACGGATGCAAAGCTCGTTATACAATCTATTAATGGTCACTCACTAGTCATTCAATGGGAGAATAGAAATCTAATGAAAGAGATCAAACATCTGCGATCTAGTTTTATTTCATGTAATTTTGATTATGTCACTAGAGGTAGTCATTCAATGGGAGAATAGAAATTTAATGAAAGAGATCAAACATCTGCTATCTAGTTTTATTTCATGTAATTTTGATTATGTCAGTAGAGGTAGTTTTATTTCATGTAATTTTGATTGTGTAATTTTGATTATGTCAGTAGAGGTCGCCGACGCATTAGCTAAGTCAGCAAGAGAAACACAAATCTCTGCTGAACAGTTTAGTAATTTTGATTCGGTTATTTGTAATCTCCTTTTAGGAGATCAAAATGCGACTCATTAATAAAAGTTATTTTtcgtataaaaaaaaatcataaatttcAGAAAATACAAACCAAAAATACCCATTTGACTACAATCTTCAATCATCATATTCATTGATACACTTCTAGTTAACCGAAAATTAATCAATGATTACTATATAAAACAAATGCTAAGTTTTCATTTACAGTGAATTTTATAAAGAGAGAGTAATACTGTTTGTTCTAACAATTCCACTCTTAAAGCTTCGAATACGCTCAACAATCTTCACCATTCAGCACGTAAGCATAATGGCAAAAGTAACACTTCTTGATTGTTTTGTTGGCTCAAGACTAACTGCTTCATTGCTCATTTTTCGAGTCAAACAGCAAGCCGGTCTTCCCCTCTCCATATAACACTTGAATACAGTCCATATATTATTAACTCGACGTCACCAGCCATTAGTTCTTCAACCATTTGAGCTTGcttaaaattaatcacaagaaaagcattaaaaaaaaagaagaatggaCCTTGCTGGACCTTTTCAAACAACACAAGGATACAATTCATCTCCCCTATCAACTGATTTGCTGGCCCTTATCAGTTTCATTATCATCTGAAAATTTTTGGGTCAAATTTAGGAGAGGATCTCCAGAAAAACAGAGACGGAGAAGAGGAGAAAGTGGAACCCCTAAATTTTCTTGTTTTCATCACTGGTAATAAAATGACTAGCCCATCTAAcacctttctttatttgggaCATATGTGCACATGAGGTGTCT comes from Papaver somniferum cultivar HN1 chromosome 7, ASM357369v1, whole genome shotgun sequence and encodes:
- the LOC113295717 gene encoding uncharacterized protein LOC113295717, whose amino-acid sequence is MFSAIVQSDPSKPEFLLTCMYGFSNYTKKKEQWSYIQQISENNSNPWVVLGDLNFHLVDNEAGTSSSSDGLVNNIVASSGLEDIGFIGKNFTWSNNNMGTGSIKSRIDMDLGNGNWYLNFPNSRLHHLSQIGSDHCPIMLDTDITTPNCWKPFKFFLTWLNDKSCTTIITNAWKSSVSGSPGYQLVSRLSYTRRELSF